In Tursiops truncatus isolate mTurTru1 chromosome 19, mTurTru1.mat.Y, whole genome shotgun sequence, a genomic segment contains:
- the TSHZ3 gene encoding teashirt homolog 3 isoform X2 → MCPEKELSKTCPSYQNSPAAEFSSHEMDSESHISETSDRMADFESGSMKNEEEAKEVAVPPEDSTVSDSLEQMKAVYNNFLSNSYWSSLTLNLHQPSSEKNNGSCSSSSSSSSSCGSGSFDWHQSAMAKTLQQVSQSRVLPEPSLFSTVQLYRQSSKLYGSIFTGASKFRCKDCSAAYDTLVELTVHMNETGHYRDDNHETDNNNPKRWSKPRKRSLLEMEGKEDAQKVLKCMYCGHSFESLQDLSVHMIKTKHYQKVPLKEPVTPVAAKIIPATRKKASLELELPSSPDSTGGTPKAAMADTNDVLQKNSNPYITPNNRYGHQNGASYAWHFEARKSQILKCMECGSSHDTLQELTAHMMVTGHFIKVTNSAMKKGKPIMETPVTPSITTLLDEKVQSVPLAATTFTSPSNTPASVSPKLNVEVKKEADKEKVVTDEKPKEKEKACEEEKYDISSKYHYLTENDLEESPKGGLDILKSLENTVTSAINKAQNGTPSWGGYPSIHAAYQLPNMMKLSLGSAGKSAALKPMFGNSDIVSPTKNQTLISPPSSQTSPMPKTNFHAMEELVKKVTEKVAKVEEKMKEPEGKLSPPKRATPSPCSSDISEPIRMEASSDGGFKSQEDSPSPQRDGCKEGSPPAEPVENGKDLVKPLSSGLSSSTAIITDHPPEQPFVNPLSALQSVMNIHLGKAAKPSLPALDPMSMLFKMSNSLAEKAAVATPPPLQSKKVDHLDRYFYHVSNDQPIDLTKGKSDKGCPLGSVLLSPTSTSPATSSSTVTTAKTSAVVSFMSSSPLRENALSDISDMLKNLTESHTSKSSTPSSISEKSDIDGATLEEAEEVTPAQKRKGRQSNWNPQHLLILQAQFAASLRQTSEGKYIMSDLSPQERMHISRFTGLSMTTISHWLANVKYQLRRTGGTKFLKNLDTGHPVFFCNDCASQIRTPSTYISHLESHLGFRLRDLSKLSTEQINNQIAQTKSPSEKLVTSSPEEDLGTSYQCKLCNRTFASKHAVKLHLSKTHGKSPEDHLLYVSELEKQ, encoded by the coding sequence ATGTGCCCAGAAAAGGAGCTCAGCAAGACCTGCCCCAGCTACCAGAACTCCCCAGCGGCTGAGTTTTCCAGCCACGAGATGGACAGTGAGTCCCACATCAGTGAGACTAGTGACCGGATGGCCGACTTTGAAAGTGGCTCCATGAAGAACGAAGAGGAGGCCAAGGAGGTGGCAGTCCCACCGGAAGACTCGACCGTGTCGGACAGCCTGGAGCAGATGAAGGCCGTGTACAACAACTTCCTCTCCAACTCGTACTGGTCCAGCCTCACCCTCAACCTGCACCAGCCGTCCTCGGAGAAGAATAATgggagctgcagcagcagcagcagtagcagcagcagctgcgGCAGCGGGAGCTTCGACTGGCACCAGAGCGCCATGGCCAAGACCCTGCAGCAGGTGTCACAGAGCCGCGTGCTGCCCGAGCCCAGCCTGTTCAGCACCGTGCAGCTGTACCGGCAGAGCAGCAAGCTCTACGGCTCCATCTTCACGGGGGCCAGCAAGTTCCGCTGCAAAGACTGCAGCGCCGCCTACGACACCCTGGTGGAGTTGACGGTGCACATGAACGAGACGGGGCACTACCGCGACGACAACCACGAGACTGACAACAACAACCCCAAACGCTGGTCCAAGCCCCGCAAACGCTCGCTGCTGGaaatggaagggaaggaggacGCCCAGAAGGTGTTGAAGTGCATGTACTGCGGCCACTCGTTCGAGTCCCTCCAGGACTTGAGTGTCCACATGATCAAAACGAAACACTACCAAAAAGTGCCTCTGAAGGAACCTGTCACTCCCGTCGCAGCCAAAATCATCCCTGCCACTCGCAAGAAGGCCTCGCTGGAGCTGGAGCTCCCCAGCTCCCCGGACTCCACCGGCGGCACCCCCAAAGCTGCCATGGCGGACACGAACGACGTGCTTCAGAAGAACTCCAACCCGTACATCACGCCAAATAACCGCTACGGCCACCAGAACGGGGCCAGCTACGCCTGGCACTTCGAGGCCCGCAAGTCCCAGATCCTCAAGTGCATGGAGTGCGGCAGCTCACACGACACGCTGCAGGAGCTCACGGCCCACATGATGGTGACTGGCCACTTCATCAAGGTCACCAACTCGGCCATGAAGAAGGGGAAGCCCATCATGGAGACGCCTGTCACGCCCAGCATCACCACCCTGCTGGATGAGAAGGTGCAATCCGTGCCCCTGGCCGCCACCACCTTCACGTCCCCCTCCAACACGCCCGCCAGCGTCTCCCCGAAACTGAACGTGGAGGTCAAGAAGGAGGCCGACAAGGAGAAAGTGGTCACAGACGAGAAGcctaaggaaaaggagaaggcgTGTGAGGAGGAGAAGTACGACATCTCTTCCAAGTACCACTATTTGACTGAGAACGACTTAGAAGAGAGTCCCAAGGGGGGGCTCGATATCCTCAAGTCCCTAGAAAACACAGTGACGTCTGCCATCAATAAGGCCCAGAACGGCACCCCCAGCTGGGGGGGCTACCCCAGCATCCACGCCGCCTACCAGCTCCCCAACATGATGAagctgtctctgggctccgcggGGAAGAGCGCAGCCCTGAAGCCCATGTTCGGCAACAGTGACATCGTGTCCCCCACAAAGAACCAGACCCTGATCTCTCCGCCCAGCAGCCAGACCTCCCCCATGCCCAAGACAAACTTTCACGCCATGGAGGAGCTGGTGAAAAAGGTCACCGAGAAAGTTGCCAAAGTTGAGGAGAAAATGAAGGAGCCCGAGGGCAAGCTTTCGCCGCCCAAGCGGGCCACCCCGTCCCCGTGCAGCAGCGACATCAGCGAGCCCATCAGGATGGAGGCGTCCAGCGACGGGGGCTTCAAAAGCCAGGAGgacagccccagcccccagcggGATGGCTGCAAGGAAGGGAGCCCCCCAGCAGAGCCGGTGGAGAACGGCAAGGACCTGGTGAAGCCCCTGAGCAGCGGCCTGAGCAGCAGCACGGCCATCATCACCGACCACCCGCCAGAGCAGCCCTTCGTTAACCCTCTGAGCGCCCTCCAGTCGGTCATGAACATCCACCTGGGCAAGGCTGCCaagccctccctgcctgccctcgACCCCATGAGCATGCTCTTCAAGATGAGCAACAGCCTGGCCGAGAAGGCAGCGGTGGCCACGCCCCCACCCCTGCAGTCCAAGAAGGTGGACCACCTCGACCGCTATTTCTACCACGTCAGCAACGACCAACCCATAGACTTGACAAAAGGGAAGAGTGACAAAGGCTGCCCTTTGGGTTCAGTGCTTTTGTCACCCACGTCCACATCCCCAGCAACCTCCTCATCCACGGTGACAACGGCAAAGACGTCCGCCGTCGTGTCGTTCATGTCCAGCTCGCCGCTCCGCGAGAACGCCTTGTCAGATATATCCGATATGCTGAAGAACTTGACAGAGAGCCACACGTCAAAGTCCTCCACCCCTTCCAGCATCTCCGAGAAGTCTGACATTGACGGCGCCACCCTGGAGGAGGCCGAGGAGGTGACGCCTGCGCAAAAGAGGAAGGGCCGCCAATCAAACTGGAACCCCCAGCACCTGCTGATCCTCCAGGCCCAGTTTGCCGCCAGCCTCCGGCAGACCTCGGAGGGCAAGTACATCATGTCGGACCTGAGCCCCCAGGAGCGCATGCACATCTCAAGGTTCACCGGGCTCTCCATGACCACCATCAGCCACTGGCTGGCCAACGTGAAGTACCAGCTGCGAAGGACAGGTGGAAcaaagttcctcaaaaacttgGACACTGGCCACCCCGTGTTCTTTTGTAATGACTGCGCGTCACAAATCAGGACTCCCTCCACGTACATCAGCCATCTCGAGTCACACCTGGGCTTCCGGCTACGGGATTTGTCCAAACTGTCCACCGAACAGATTAACAATCAGATAGCACAAACCAAGTCACCGTCGGAAAAACTGGTGACGTCCTCCCCCGAGGAGGACCTGGGGACCTCCTACCAGTGCAAACTTTGCAATCGGACCTTTGCGAGCAAGCATGCGGTTAAACTTCACCTCAGCAAAACACACGGGAAATCCCCAGAGGACCACCTTCTGTATGTTTCCGAGTTAGAGAAGCAGTAG
- the TSHZ3 gene encoding teashirt homolog 3 isoform X1: MPRRKQQAPRRAAAYVSDELKAAALVDEDIDPEESLTDGEPSAKYMCPEKELSKTCPSYQNSPAAEFSSHEMDSESHISETSDRMADFESGSMKNEEEAKEVAVPPEDSTVSDSLEQMKAVYNNFLSNSYWSSLTLNLHQPSSEKNNGSCSSSSSSSSSCGSGSFDWHQSAMAKTLQQVSQSRVLPEPSLFSTVQLYRQSSKLYGSIFTGASKFRCKDCSAAYDTLVELTVHMNETGHYRDDNHETDNNNPKRWSKPRKRSLLEMEGKEDAQKVLKCMYCGHSFESLQDLSVHMIKTKHYQKVPLKEPVTPVAAKIIPATRKKASLELELPSSPDSTGGTPKAAMADTNDVLQKNSNPYITPNNRYGHQNGASYAWHFEARKSQILKCMECGSSHDTLQELTAHMMVTGHFIKVTNSAMKKGKPIMETPVTPSITTLLDEKVQSVPLAATTFTSPSNTPASVSPKLNVEVKKEADKEKVVTDEKPKEKEKACEEEKYDISSKYHYLTENDLEESPKGGLDILKSLENTVTSAINKAQNGTPSWGGYPSIHAAYQLPNMMKLSLGSAGKSAALKPMFGNSDIVSPTKNQTLISPPSSQTSPMPKTNFHAMEELVKKVTEKVAKVEEKMKEPEGKLSPPKRATPSPCSSDISEPIRMEASSDGGFKSQEDSPSPQRDGCKEGSPPAEPVENGKDLVKPLSSGLSSSTAIITDHPPEQPFVNPLSALQSVMNIHLGKAAKPSLPALDPMSMLFKMSNSLAEKAAVATPPPLQSKKVDHLDRYFYHVSNDQPIDLTKGKSDKGCPLGSVLLSPTSTSPATSSSTVTTAKTSAVVSFMSSSPLRENALSDISDMLKNLTESHTSKSSTPSSISEKSDIDGATLEEAEEVTPAQKRKGRQSNWNPQHLLILQAQFAASLRQTSEGKYIMSDLSPQERMHISRFTGLSMTTISHWLANVKYQLRRTGGTKFLKNLDTGHPVFFCNDCASQIRTPSTYISHLESHLGFRLRDLSKLSTEQINNQIAQTKSPSEKLVTSSPEEDLGTSYQCKLCNRTFASKHAVKLHLSKTHGKSPEDHLLYVSELEKQ, from the coding sequence CCTATGTTTCAGATGAGTTAAAGGCTGCCGCCCTGGTAGACGAAGATATAGACCCAGAGGAGAGCCTGACAGATGGGGAGCCCTCGGCTAAGTACATGTGCCCAGAAAAGGAGCTCAGCAAGACCTGCCCCAGCTACCAGAACTCCCCAGCGGCTGAGTTTTCCAGCCACGAGATGGACAGTGAGTCCCACATCAGTGAGACTAGTGACCGGATGGCCGACTTTGAAAGTGGCTCCATGAAGAACGAAGAGGAGGCCAAGGAGGTGGCAGTCCCACCGGAAGACTCGACCGTGTCGGACAGCCTGGAGCAGATGAAGGCCGTGTACAACAACTTCCTCTCCAACTCGTACTGGTCCAGCCTCACCCTCAACCTGCACCAGCCGTCCTCGGAGAAGAATAATgggagctgcagcagcagcagcagtagcagcagcagctgcgGCAGCGGGAGCTTCGACTGGCACCAGAGCGCCATGGCCAAGACCCTGCAGCAGGTGTCACAGAGCCGCGTGCTGCCCGAGCCCAGCCTGTTCAGCACCGTGCAGCTGTACCGGCAGAGCAGCAAGCTCTACGGCTCCATCTTCACGGGGGCCAGCAAGTTCCGCTGCAAAGACTGCAGCGCCGCCTACGACACCCTGGTGGAGTTGACGGTGCACATGAACGAGACGGGGCACTACCGCGACGACAACCACGAGACTGACAACAACAACCCCAAACGCTGGTCCAAGCCCCGCAAACGCTCGCTGCTGGaaatggaagggaaggaggacGCCCAGAAGGTGTTGAAGTGCATGTACTGCGGCCACTCGTTCGAGTCCCTCCAGGACTTGAGTGTCCACATGATCAAAACGAAACACTACCAAAAAGTGCCTCTGAAGGAACCTGTCACTCCCGTCGCAGCCAAAATCATCCCTGCCACTCGCAAGAAGGCCTCGCTGGAGCTGGAGCTCCCCAGCTCCCCGGACTCCACCGGCGGCACCCCCAAAGCTGCCATGGCGGACACGAACGACGTGCTTCAGAAGAACTCCAACCCGTACATCACGCCAAATAACCGCTACGGCCACCAGAACGGGGCCAGCTACGCCTGGCACTTCGAGGCCCGCAAGTCCCAGATCCTCAAGTGCATGGAGTGCGGCAGCTCACACGACACGCTGCAGGAGCTCACGGCCCACATGATGGTGACTGGCCACTTCATCAAGGTCACCAACTCGGCCATGAAGAAGGGGAAGCCCATCATGGAGACGCCTGTCACGCCCAGCATCACCACCCTGCTGGATGAGAAGGTGCAATCCGTGCCCCTGGCCGCCACCACCTTCACGTCCCCCTCCAACACGCCCGCCAGCGTCTCCCCGAAACTGAACGTGGAGGTCAAGAAGGAGGCCGACAAGGAGAAAGTGGTCACAGACGAGAAGcctaaggaaaaggagaaggcgTGTGAGGAGGAGAAGTACGACATCTCTTCCAAGTACCACTATTTGACTGAGAACGACTTAGAAGAGAGTCCCAAGGGGGGGCTCGATATCCTCAAGTCCCTAGAAAACACAGTGACGTCTGCCATCAATAAGGCCCAGAACGGCACCCCCAGCTGGGGGGGCTACCCCAGCATCCACGCCGCCTACCAGCTCCCCAACATGATGAagctgtctctgggctccgcggGGAAGAGCGCAGCCCTGAAGCCCATGTTCGGCAACAGTGACATCGTGTCCCCCACAAAGAACCAGACCCTGATCTCTCCGCCCAGCAGCCAGACCTCCCCCATGCCCAAGACAAACTTTCACGCCATGGAGGAGCTGGTGAAAAAGGTCACCGAGAAAGTTGCCAAAGTTGAGGAGAAAATGAAGGAGCCCGAGGGCAAGCTTTCGCCGCCCAAGCGGGCCACCCCGTCCCCGTGCAGCAGCGACATCAGCGAGCCCATCAGGATGGAGGCGTCCAGCGACGGGGGCTTCAAAAGCCAGGAGgacagccccagcccccagcggGATGGCTGCAAGGAAGGGAGCCCCCCAGCAGAGCCGGTGGAGAACGGCAAGGACCTGGTGAAGCCCCTGAGCAGCGGCCTGAGCAGCAGCACGGCCATCATCACCGACCACCCGCCAGAGCAGCCCTTCGTTAACCCTCTGAGCGCCCTCCAGTCGGTCATGAACATCCACCTGGGCAAGGCTGCCaagccctccctgcctgccctcgACCCCATGAGCATGCTCTTCAAGATGAGCAACAGCCTGGCCGAGAAGGCAGCGGTGGCCACGCCCCCACCCCTGCAGTCCAAGAAGGTGGACCACCTCGACCGCTATTTCTACCACGTCAGCAACGACCAACCCATAGACTTGACAAAAGGGAAGAGTGACAAAGGCTGCCCTTTGGGTTCAGTGCTTTTGTCACCCACGTCCACATCCCCAGCAACCTCCTCATCCACGGTGACAACGGCAAAGACGTCCGCCGTCGTGTCGTTCATGTCCAGCTCGCCGCTCCGCGAGAACGCCTTGTCAGATATATCCGATATGCTGAAGAACTTGACAGAGAGCCACACGTCAAAGTCCTCCACCCCTTCCAGCATCTCCGAGAAGTCTGACATTGACGGCGCCACCCTGGAGGAGGCCGAGGAGGTGACGCCTGCGCAAAAGAGGAAGGGCCGCCAATCAAACTGGAACCCCCAGCACCTGCTGATCCTCCAGGCCCAGTTTGCCGCCAGCCTCCGGCAGACCTCGGAGGGCAAGTACATCATGTCGGACCTGAGCCCCCAGGAGCGCATGCACATCTCAAGGTTCACCGGGCTCTCCATGACCACCATCAGCCACTGGCTGGCCAACGTGAAGTACCAGCTGCGAAGGACAGGTGGAAcaaagttcctcaaaaacttgGACACTGGCCACCCCGTGTTCTTTTGTAATGACTGCGCGTCACAAATCAGGACTCCCTCCACGTACATCAGCCATCTCGAGTCACACCTGGGCTTCCGGCTACGGGATTTGTCCAAACTGTCCACCGAACAGATTAACAATCAGATAGCACAAACCAAGTCACCGTCGGAAAAACTGGTGACGTCCTCCCCCGAGGAGGACCTGGGGACCTCCTACCAGTGCAAACTTTGCAATCGGACCTTTGCGAGCAAGCATGCGGTTAAACTTCACCTCAGCAAAACACACGGGAAATCCCCAGAGGACCACCTTCTGTATGTTTCCGAGTTAGAGAAGCAGTAG